From Variovorax sp. PMC12, the proteins below share one genomic window:
- the flhA gene encoding flagellar biosynthesis protein FlhA: protein MNAMTNLLRLPTQMFSGSQFKGLAGPILIIMILSMMVLPLPPFLLDLLFTFNIAMSVMVLLVSMYTMKALDFAAFPAVLLFSTLLRLSLNVASTRVVLMNGHTGPDAAGKVIEAFGHFLVGGNFAVGVMVFIILVLINFMVITKGAGRIAEVGARFMLDAMPGKQMAIDADLNAGLIGEEVARKRRQEVAQEADFYGSMDGASKFVRGDAIAGLLIMVINIIGGLVVGMVQHGLDFSTAGKTYTLLAIGDGLVAQIPALVISTAAGVIVSRVTTDEDVGSQLTGQLFSNPQVLFLTAGIVGLLGMIPGMPNLAFLLIAGGLVWLGRRLVQRKPQQQAAQEAAAAQAANLAPGSEMAEATWDDVAMVDPLGMQVGYRLIPLVDQSQQGELLGRIKSIRKKIAQDIGFLVPVVHIRDNLEIKPNTYVITLKDVEIGRGEAFPNQWMAINPGQVSGTLPGAPTRDPAFGLPAVWIDASQRQQAQVYGYTVVDACTVMATHLNHLIQTHAAELLGRQEVQQLLDQIAKTAPKLTEDLVPKVLSLSTLHKVLQNLLDEEVPIRDMRTILDVMAEHAPTIKDPTELTTLTRLALGRAITQQLFPGDGEMQVIGLDGALDGVLQQALGSSGGIEPGIADNLLHQAQAAIQRQEQMGLAPVLVVQHSLRVLLSRFLRRSLPQLKVLSHAEIPDSRTIKITAAIGGRG, encoded by the coding sequence ATGAACGCGATGACCAACCTGTTGCGTCTGCCGACGCAGATGTTCTCCGGATCGCAGTTCAAGGGACTGGCCGGGCCGATTCTCATCATCATGATCCTGAGCATGATGGTGCTGCCGCTGCCGCCATTCCTGCTCGACCTGCTGTTCACCTTCAACATCGCCATGTCGGTGATGGTGCTGCTGGTGAGCATGTACACCATGAAGGCGCTCGACTTCGCGGCCTTCCCGGCGGTGCTGCTGTTCTCCACGCTGCTGCGCCTGTCGCTGAACGTGGCCTCCACGCGCGTGGTGCTTATGAACGGCCACACCGGCCCCGACGCGGCGGGCAAGGTGATCGAGGCCTTCGGCCACTTCCTGGTGGGCGGCAACTTCGCGGTGGGCGTGATGGTGTTCATCATCCTGGTGCTCATCAACTTCATGGTGATCACCAAGGGCGCGGGCCGCATCGCCGAGGTGGGCGCGCGCTTCATGCTCGACGCGATGCCCGGCAAGCAGATGGCCATCGACGCCGACCTCAACGCCGGCCTGATCGGCGAGGAAGTGGCCCGCAAGCGCCGCCAGGAAGTGGCGCAGGAAGCCGACTTCTACGGCTCGATGGACGGTGCCAGCAAGTTCGTGCGCGGCGACGCGATCGCGGGCCTGCTCATCATGGTCATCAACATCATCGGCGGGCTGGTCGTCGGCATGGTGCAGCACGGCCTGGACTTCTCCACCGCCGGCAAGACCTACACGCTGCTGGCCATCGGCGACGGCCTGGTGGCGCAGATCCCGGCGCTGGTGATCTCGACCGCGGCCGGCGTGATCGTCTCGCGCGTGACCACCGACGAAGACGTCGGCAGCCAGCTCACCGGGCAGCTGTTCTCCAACCCGCAGGTGCTGTTCCTGACGGCCGGCATCGTCGGCCTGCTGGGCATGATTCCCGGCATGCCGAACCTGGCGTTCCTGCTGATCGCGGGCGGCCTGGTGTGGCTGGGCCGCCGCCTGGTGCAGCGCAAGCCGCAGCAGCAGGCAGCGCAAGAGGCGGCCGCCGCGCAGGCCGCCAACCTCGCGCCCGGCAGCGAGATGGCCGAGGCCACCTGGGACGACGTGGCCATGGTCGACCCGCTGGGCATGCAGGTCGGCTACCGCCTGATTCCGCTGGTGGACCAGTCGCAGCAGGGCGAGCTGCTGGGCCGCATCAAGAGCATCCGCAAGAAGATCGCGCAGGACATCGGCTTCCTGGTGCCGGTGGTGCACATCCGCGACAACCTGGAGATCAAGCCCAACACCTACGTCATCACCCTGAAGGACGTGGAGATCGGCCGCGGCGAGGCCTTCCCGAACCAGTGGATGGCCATCAACCCGGGCCAGGTGTCGGGCACGCTGCCCGGCGCGCCCACGCGCGACCCGGCCTTCGGCCTGCCCGCGGTGTGGATCGACGCCAGCCAGCGCCAGCAGGCGCAGGTGTACGGCTACACGGTGGTCGATGCCTGCACCGTGATGGCCACGCACCTGAACCACCTCATACAGACGCATGCCGCCGAACTGCTGGGCCGCCAGGAAGTGCAGCAGCTGCTCGACCAGATCGCCAAGACCGCGCCCAAGCTCACCGAGGACCTGGTGCCGAAGGTGCTGTCGCTCAGCACGCTGCACAAGGTGCTGCAGAACCTGCTCGACGAAGAGGTGCCGATCCGCGACATGCGCACCATCCTCGACGTGATGGCCGAGCACGCGCCGACCATCAAGGACCCGACCGAACTCACCACGCTCACGCGCCTGGCGCTGGGCCGCGCCATCACGCAGCAGCTGTTCCCGGGCGATGGCGAGATGCAGGTCATCGGCCTGGACGGCGCGCTCGACGGCGTGCTGCAGCAGGCGCTGGGCAGCAGCGGCGGCATCGAGCCCGGCATTGCCGACAACCTGCTGCACCAGGCGCAGGCGGCCATCCAGCGGCAGGAGCAGATGGGGCTGGCGCCGGTGCTCGTCGTGCAGCACTCGCTGCGCGTGCTGCTGTCGCGTTTCCTGCGGCGCAGCCTGCCGCAGCTCAAGGTTCTTTCGCACGCGGAAATCCCTGATTCCCGCACCATCAAGATCACCGCCGCCATTGGAGGACGAGGTTGA
- the flhF gene encoding flagellar biosynthesis protein FlhF: MNSQQNDVRTTARKFVAATSREALRLVREALGADAIVLTHRATAEGVEIVAMVEGDVQGVARNAAPVAAAAAPVPAPAAVPVAAPVAQAAPVAPVAPVAPVVQAARPAPQPVAAPAPAPAPHGDTVLNELHSMRGMIEEQLASVVWNDKQRRDPVRGRLLRTLLGAGFSARLSKAMLEKLPTGQTYAEGMAYVRSELIRAVPVHEDEDALFAQGGVYALMGPTGVGKTTTTAKLAARCVMRFGADKLALVTTDSYRIGAYEQLRIYGQILNVPVYAVKDAADLHLVLQDLRDKHMVLIDTVGMSQRDRAVPEQIAMLGQSPRPVKRLLLLNATSHGDTLNEVVHAYRHGNDLTGCIFTKVDESTHPGALIDTVIRHRLPVHYISSGQKVPENLMQADRAQLVDSVFQPRQHNPLFVPAESDLQEEPAGTTPSAQVVQAQGEADRLRLKYQNLIRAMAHDAQELATAASALAGAQIGFERARGLWRNAADEDIGQKAVLQDLMVHARGEIAAGCETHVLALCGQVGLRSNEGGDAYECHGSLLLSDRSGLPLAAPNQWLSTAAMRGMKDASRKPGARQVPWLRQQDFGGKPMVHVLTRLPGLESMLQWQAGGQRWLARAPGSTAVIDARTGAPDTLARLDFEFSEEQAVRFRGKAALRCEAQVDVVLRFNAAAVAAGVGREAMPALRCVATRMLDARSGNVLAQSYALTNIGTEVTARQLAQWQAWANDAEPCFRLLRDGVQLVGGIGELGDPNNMKRLLIAGQMTTTVWRLAQAEGEWADRTRVLLGQLTGRPVRNGRLMSGSALYAGVGKLFLLLEALGTESTAPVHSPRALEPQG; this comes from the coding sequence TTGAATTCCCAGCAGAACGACGTGCGCACCACCGCACGCAAATTCGTCGCGGCCACCAGCCGCGAAGCCCTGAGGCTGGTGCGCGAGGCACTGGGCGCCGACGCCATCGTGCTGACCCACCGTGCCACCGCCGAGGGCGTCGAGATCGTCGCGATGGTGGAGGGCGATGTGCAGGGCGTGGCGCGCAACGCGGCGCCGGTGGCTGCCGCGGCCGCACCCGTGCCCGCACCTGCGGCTGTCCCGGTCGCGGCGCCCGTTGCTCAGGCCGCTCCGGTTGCACCTGTTGCACCTGTTGCGCCTGTTGTTCAGGCCGCGCGCCCCGCGCCCCAGCCCGTGGCCGCGCCCGCGCCAGCACCCGCGCCCCATGGCGACACCGTGCTCAACGAACTGCACTCCATGCGCGGCATGATCGAAGAGCAGCTCGCCAGCGTGGTCTGGAACGACAAGCAGCGCCGCGACCCGGTGCGCGGCCGCCTGCTGCGCACGCTGCTGGGCGCCGGCTTCAGCGCGCGCCTGTCGAAGGCCATGCTCGAGAAGCTGCCCACCGGGCAGACCTACGCCGAAGGCATGGCCTACGTGCGCTCCGAGCTGATCCGTGCGGTGCCCGTGCATGAAGACGAGGACGCCCTGTTCGCGCAGGGCGGCGTCTATGCGCTGATGGGCCCGACCGGCGTCGGCAAGACCACCACCACCGCCAAGCTGGCCGCGCGCTGCGTGATGCGCTTCGGCGCCGACAAGCTCGCGCTGGTGACCACCGACAGCTACCGTATCGGCGCCTACGAGCAGTTGCGCATCTACGGCCAGATCCTCAACGTGCCCGTTTACGCCGTGAAGGACGCGGCCGACCTGCACCTGGTGCTGCAGGACCTGCGCGACAAGCACATGGTGCTGATCGACACTGTCGGCATGAGCCAGCGCGACCGCGCCGTGCCCGAGCAGATCGCCATGCTGGGCCAGAGCCCGCGCCCGGTGAAGCGGCTGCTGCTGCTCAACGCCACCAGCCACGGCGACACGCTCAACGAAGTGGTGCACGCCTACCGCCACGGCAACGACCTGACCGGCTGCATCTTCACCAAGGTCGACGAGTCCACGCACCCGGGCGCGCTGATCGACACCGTCATCCGCCATCGCCTGCCGGTGCACTACATCTCCAGCGGCCAGAAGGTGCCCGAGAACCTGATGCAGGCCGACCGCGCGCAACTGGTGGACAGCGTGTTCCAGCCGCGCCAGCACAACCCGCTGTTCGTGCCGGCCGAAAGCGACCTGCAGGAAGAGCCCGCGGGCACCACGCCGTCGGCGCAGGTGGTGCAGGCGCAGGGCGAAGCCGACCGCCTGCGGCTGAAGTACCAGAACCTGATCCGAGCGATGGCGCACGACGCGCAAGAACTGGCCACCGCCGCCAGCGCGCTGGCCGGCGCGCAGATCGGCTTCGAGCGTGCGCGCGGGCTGTGGCGCAATGCCGCCGACGAAGACATCGGCCAGAAGGCCGTGCTGCAGGACCTGATGGTCCATGCGCGCGGCGAGATCGCCGCCGGCTGCGAGACCCATGTGCTCGCGCTGTGCGGCCAGGTCGGCCTGCGCTCCAACGAAGGCGGCGACGCCTACGAATGCCACGGCAGCCTGCTGCTGTCGGACCGCAGCGGCCTGCCGCTGGCCGCGCCCAACCAATGGCTTTCCACCGCCGCCATGCGCGGCATGAAAGACGCCTCCCGCAAGCCGGGCGCGCGCCAGGTGCCGTGGCTGCGCCAGCAGGACTTCGGCGGCAAGCCGATGGTGCACGTGCTCACGCGCCTGCCCGGCCTCGAGTCGATGCTGCAGTGGCAGGCGGGCGGCCAGCGCTGGCTGGCGCGCGCGCCGGGCTCCACGGCGGTGATCGATGCGCGCACCGGCGCACCCGACACGCTCGCGCGGCTGGACTTCGAGTTCAGCGAAGAGCAGGCCGTGCGCTTCCGCGGCAAGGCCGCGCTGCGCTGCGAGGCGCAGGTCGACGTGGTGCTGCGCTTCAACGCGGCCGCGGTGGCGGCGGGCGTCGGGCGCGAGGCCATGCCCGCGCTGCGCTGCGTCGCCACGCGCATGCTCGACGCGCGCAGCGGCAACGTGCTGGCGCAGAGCTATGCGCTCACGAACATCGGCACCGAGGTGACGGCGCGCCAGCTCGCCCAATGGCAGGCCTGGGCCAACGACGCCGAGCCGTGCTTCCGCCTGCTGCGCGACGGCGTGCAGCTGGTCGGCGGCATCGGCGAACTGGGCGACCCGAACAACATGAAGCGCCTGCTCATCGCCGGCCAGATGACCACCACCGTGTGGCGCCTGGCGCAGGCCGAGGGCGAATGGGCCGACCGCACCCGCGTGCTGCTGGGCCAGCTGACCGGGCGCCCGGTGCGCAACGGCCGGCTCATGAGCGGCAGCGCGCTGTATGCGGGCGTGGGCAAGCTTTTCCTGTTGCTGGAGGCGCTGGGCACCGAGTCCACTGCGCCCGTGCACTCGCCGCGCGCGCTGGAGCCGCAGGGTTGA
- a CDS encoding MinD/ParA family ATP-binding protein, with the protein MSKMVADQADGLRRLLAQTQTRVVAVTSMGPGAGATTAAMNLGAALVQQGKNVLLLDEHCPKVGSACEVWAIDPLGGLADVASGRLTLASAAVRAGSGVHVLPAPPGVAGDATDPRTMWRDGVVIVDAALDSEGRLSPLARAADELLLVLQPQPASITTAYAGIKRLHYAHGLKQLRFLVNGVAEVEAARRIMSNLANAGSRYLALSLEAAGWARFDARVADAWRLKQTIVEAFPASAAAVDFRRVADDMGRWPWRADGRAGVAPGKPAQAAMHAAAAA; encoded by the coding sequence ATGAGCAAGATGGTCGCGGACCAGGCCGACGGGTTGCGCCGCCTGCTGGCGCAGACGCAGACGCGCGTGGTCGCGGTCACGAGCATGGGCCCGGGCGCGGGTGCCACCACGGCCGCGATGAACCTCGGCGCCGCGCTGGTGCAGCAGGGCAAGAACGTGCTGCTGCTCGATGAGCACTGTCCCAAGGTCGGCTCGGCCTGCGAGGTCTGGGCCATCGATCCGCTGGGCGGGCTGGCCGACGTGGCCTCCGGCCGGCTCACGCTCGCGAGCGCGGCGGTGCGCGCCGGCAGCGGCGTGCACGTGCTGCCCGCGCCGCCCGGCGTGGCCGGCGACGCCACCGACCCGCGCACGATGTGGCGCGACGGCGTGGTCATCGTCGACGCGGCGCTCGACAGCGAAGGCCGCCTGTCGCCGCTCGCGCGGGCCGCCGACGAACTCCTGCTGGTGCTGCAGCCGCAGCCCGCGTCGATCACCACCGCCTATGCGGGCATCAAGCGCCTGCACTACGCGCACGGACTCAAGCAACTGCGCTTTCTCGTCAACGGCGTGGCCGAGGTCGAGGCGGCGCGCCGGATCATGAGCAACCTGGCCAACGCCGGCAGCCGCTACCTGGCGCTGTCGCTGGAGGCGGCCGGGTGGGCCCGCTTCGACGCGCGCGTCGCCGATGCGTGGCGGCTGAAGCAGACCATCGTCGAGGCCTTTCCCGCGAGCGCGGCGGCGGTCGATTTCCGCCGCGTGGCCGACGACATGGGCCGCTGGCCCTGGCGCGCCGATGGGCGCGCCGGCGTTGCTCCAGGCAAGCCAGCCCAGGCCGCGATGCATGCGGCCGCAGCCGCCTGA